cttcctgggtctacctcttccgcaggttccctcaaaAGCTAGGGAGTGGCACGTTTTCACACAGCTattctcatccattctcaccacatgaccataccagcgcagtcgtctctcttgcataccacatctgatgcttcttaggtccaacttttctctcaaggtacttacactctgtcgagtatgcacactgacattacacatccaatggagtatactggcttcattccttgcgagtttacgcatgtcctcagcagtcatgaccCATATtttactaccatgtagcatggctgttcatatacatgcgtcatacagtcaaccttttactctgagtgagaggccctttgtcaccagcagaggtaagagctctctgaactttgcccaggctattcttattctagcagctacactttcagcgcaccctcccctgctactgacttggtcacctaggtaactgaagctatcaactacttctagtttttctccctagaatgtggcagaagttgttctctgcacattttcagtgtttattgctcctgagcatctgccacatgcaaaaactatcttcccagttagccttcttttgatattgctgcacctcgtctgtgttcatagcttacactgggtacatcttatagagtttctacctatgctttTCCTAcacatcgagcagggccatctctctgaagggatttgtggtttgcttgccttcctacttattaggactttggttttagctaggttgacttaagggcccttcaattctaatccttgtttccacacctgaaacttctctagttctgatagtgactcagcaattagagcaaggtcatcagcatagaggagctcccaggagcatcctgtttttaattcctctgttattgcctggaggactatgataaataggaggggattaAGGATTGGTGGATCCCTAcctctactcggaattcttcactgtactcattgccaaccctcacctttctgacagcgtccctgtacatggcttgcacagctctcactaactattcatctatccctagtttcctcattgaccaccagataagggatcaggggaccctgtcaaaggttttctccgtggcaacgaaagccaggtacagaggtttatctttggctaggtatttttccTCAGTTGTCTTACCACAaacatagcatcagtggtgcttttccctggcactaacccaaactgcatctcatctaaactgactctctccctaattagttgggctatgatcttctccatgaccttcattacctgatccaacaacttggtacctctgtaattatttgtgtcTAAAGCGTCACTTTTACCGTTGCAGCatttgactatagtgctgctacaccagtcattgggtatgactccttcatgtatcacctggttaactatacgggtgactaggctatagctgacactgccagatattttgagcatctctgcagtgattcctgatgggccgggggctttccctgtcttcatactcttagttgctttatctaccaaggtactgtcaactcggatagctggtccctctgttgggtcgacattcggcagactctttttctcccattcattttctttaacgAGCAATCTTTCATAGTAACAtcaccaaacctctctctttgcagccttgtttagtgcaagtgagccatcatccatgcagacacatttctctcctacaacatcacgattctctctcaaacactgGCTTACAATACAAAatacctccagtctttggtcctcatggcacagaacattggcaaattttttcttatccgctttcCCTCTcactaagtaaacctgtctcctagcttctcttttcgcagtctgatacaattccctgctaccactgttcttccagtcctcccaagcctgtttcttttctctaataaccctgtcaacaacattgttccaccaccacgttattttgggttgagaggggactttgcactgtccatagatctggtcagtggccctcagcatGTTGCCCCATAGAAACtgccagttgtcttctacatcatgtgatgctatatccccttctattttgtcaaaggctttgagtaatatgtctctaaatttctgtccatttgcaagatttttaagcttccagacccttctcctccatgctggtcatATTCTGGGCATCCACTTAGAACTGATCCTGAAGTcattaactaccagtctatgttgtggggtacattcttcgcctggggaAGGTTTGGGCATTTATAAGCAACCATCTTTCCCcttttctggtgaggatgtagtcaatttggctagtgtgtctgccagaatggtaggtgactggcaggtttcctgaagttagtgttgcaaaccatatgGTCATTtccatcgcagaactccagcagcctggttccctcctcattgcaggaaccaaaaccgtagcctccatgtacgctaTGGAAGCCCCCTGTgagttgtccaacatgtccaatgaagtcaccagccacaaagagaaggtccctgtcattcgtcaacgaggtagtctgcaagagggtgtcatagaattagGTGGGCAATGTGTACAGTGaaaaaagtggctgagttcctttcaagtattgggcctcacagaggcaatgaccaagacctttggtattatgtcatgcttgagaagacccatcaagccaagcaaaattgcagtcatggcagatagcagtgtcacacaaattggcacctgtaccagtggcatgtaaatgcaccccagtgtcacacaaattggtacctgtgccggtgacatgtaaatgctccccggtgtcatgcaaatggcacccataccagtggtacataaaaacatccattacactcttggagtggttggcattaggaagggcatccagccatagaaaactatgCGAAATCAGATGGAGTCTAGTACAGCCTTCTAGCGtgtcagcccagtcaaactgtccaatccaagccagcatggacaacagacattaaatgatgatgataatttaggTGACATGCAGACTGATTGATTATGGTATGAATGTTATGatggaacaaaaagaaaatggtgtgTCTGTAAATACATAGGACAGATTGATGATAATCTTTACATTCTCAACTTCCATACAATAGAATGTCTGCTCAATGATTTATTTTAATGTGGatattttacttaaaaaaaaatacaaaaatagaccATGAACTTACCAATAATTTTACAAAGAAATCCTTGCACTATTTTTCCAGTTATGTCTATAGCATCCTTTGGTGCTAAATTGTGACAGAATTTCATGATCCGACCCATATAGTGGTTGCAAAGGAACTGGAAGTCTGTGCTGCTTTGGTGACAAGTTCCTCTGttaaagaaaatgtaaagaataGTGAGGGAaaccttttgataaatatattatcatcaaCTATAGCAACAAATTGGAAGAATTTTTAGTACATtggttaaaatgttttgtgttgtttgttctagttctttacgttctgattttaaattctgccaaagccaactttgcctttcattcctgcAGAGTTGGTAAAACATAGTCCGATACTAGGTTGATATAATTTTCCAAAATgtctgttacattctgagttcaaattaccgaGTGGACAAATAATACCAACAATAACAATTCAATCTGCTATACCATGCCACCTTGTCTCCTATAAATTTGTGGACATACATCTACCAATGTAAATCATTAAATGCTTGTCACTCTGTCATTAAATATTGCCAAAAACAGTAACTGCCCTAAATACTCCGAGATTATATTTCAGTCACCCAAGCCTCATCCACATGGATAACTCACATCAAAATAGCACCGTTTGAGGACAGAGACCTCAAAAACATCCTACCATGATGGAAATTTGATCTCCTTCAACAAATACACAGTCATTAGACATATAAGATAATATTGCACCTCATCTCTTAAAATATGAGTAACACACAACTAGAATTCTCAAGGACACTACACCTGGCCTCACCATTACTGAGGATCTCCTCTGTTAACATGCATATTCAACATAGCAAAGTTCATTCTTAgggtcagaaaatatttcaacccCATTCAACTCCTAAATTTCTGTTGAACTGATGTGGAACCCACAATGGAATACTGCCCCATCTAGGACAGTGCAAAAACCCCACCCAGGACATTCAAATCTCTGGCTCACAAATGTGCCTCCTCTTCTTACTGCTTtttctacagctgtttctataGTGGACTCTGCTCTTTGAAGATGGTTAGTGTCAAACTAACTCCATTCCTCACTCACTTGTATCTCCTCACCCACTGTGTTGCCTCACCATCACTAACCACTTCCTTCCCAGAATGTTGGCACTCAGGAATATCCTCTCTGCCCATGTTTTCCATGCAGCTATCAACTTGTGactattcaaaagaaatattaactgTGTCGATCTCACCTATGAAAAACTTACAATATTGTCAACATAATTCTGTTTTGTTGTGTGCATTCAAGGTTTTTCATTTTCAGGACATTTCTTTTCCACTGAAAGGTTTCTGTATTAAGCATTAAAACTGGCTGAGTAACTTGAGCATAAATATTGTCCTCCAAGGGTAACATCCAACCATCCAACACCACTCCAGCTCTGGTGGTAGAAAGTAAACAGATACAATGGTTTTAACATATAAACAGCCTGGGATTAATTCAACATCAGTTTATTAATGGGCCTGCCCTGATAGCCCCAACCTGATATAGTAATGGCAGAATGAATAACTTGCActtctacatggtcactcaaaCTACTAGAAActgtagccaaatcttcctcaaatcacaattTCTTAATAACAAAAGTACCATTGGATATATGTATCCTTAGATATACTATGGCtgaaaaaagatgagatggtcatgactgAAATGCTGTTGATTATAGATATGAAAACCTAATAAAAAGTATATTCATAGCAatgtatttttacttttcttgtgTGGTGCCTATTTATGTGGACCAGGTTATTGTTATGGCTCAGAGTCCAATGCAGAGTGACAGTATAAGCATGTTATACTTCCTCTACTGTTTAGTCTGGAGATGACACCATATGTATTAACCTGTTAACATAACATGCCAACACTTTGAATTAACTTTGTACCTTGTCTTTTACAGACCTCCAGGTTTGGAGTTTAGTTCCTGATGAAACTattaaaaaaactgttaaaattatattccctctCACTGAAGATATCAATCtgtttcttctctccttttccatatttgtatgagtcaaacatattttgttgatattttgtatgagtcaaacatattttgttgatattttgttgATAAGTCAATGCcacaactaaatctccctcacatCGCATTCTGCtatcttaaaaataaaagaacacactGAGTAAGGTAGACAACTGTATGAAtaacagacaggatggtcatagctggattgGTTTTGATCATTGATTTATTCAGTGAGAGCTGACCTTGGGTTTCACGACAGGTAAATGCCTGTGTAGCAGGATTGACTGCTATTcaatagaaaaaagaacaaaatataagaaaatctatactttgtaagttatttataacaagtaaatgaataattaaatattgtaaaagtgaaggatttttaaatatttacctaAACCTTTTGTCTTTAGCAAGGACCATAATAGTTGTGGCTCCTCCAAAAGAATGTCCAGCAATACATACATTAGACAGATCCAAATGTTCCTGAAATATTAGTAgtggttttgtttatattcttagACTAGAATTATATTTCCTTGGTAAACATTAAGCATCAGTTAATAATTACATCTgttgtataattatattaaatatccgTTAATAACTATAATTGATGTCTAATTATGTTAGATATcagataataattatattagtCCAAGAGTGAACAGCAAAAAAAATCTGAATTGTCACACAACAGAACTGTCACAACATCTGAACTGTCACACAACTGCCACACAACAGACTTCACAACACACTGCACTGCTACACAACTCACACTACTATCACATTACAAATCTACTGTCAAACAACATACCTTACAACAACACTGCCACATAAACTACACTTGAGCTAATGAAGGAATCTATGTATAAGCTGTCAGTCAATCTACTGGAAATAGTAGTTAAAATCACTTAAATTACactaaaatcattaaaaacaggAAGACAAATATTGAATAACACCCCCCTTGATATATTGTGTTCTAAAAAAGAGACaggataattaaattaaaataacaacctAGTCCACCTTTGAACTTCCAATTGAGCAGGAGACTCAAATATTCATTCTTCTAGACTCTACCTTTCACAGGAATTGTCGCTTTTCTCTAAAAGCTGAACAAACTAACTTACATGGAACGTGTGGTCATTTGTCATGTACTATGTACCTGTGCCACGTGGTGTtacttaaacaatatatatagccATCTATCACATATACGTGAGAGAAGACTCAGCATAGTTACTTATACTACAAATAGTACATCGaatggttgatattaggaagggcatccagccataaaaaccatgccaaaacagacattggagctcggtgcagtcctctggcttgtcaactcctgtcaaaccatccaatccatgccaggatagaagatggacattaaatgatgataatgatgatgtaccaCAGGATGATATAGTTCATTATTGTAGTATGTAACACAGGGTGGTATGATTCACTGCTACAGTAGGCATCACTGTGTGCCAGCAATAGTATAAGAATCACTGACCTGTTTACTGGTTGTCTACTAACTTTTCAAACTGGTCATTCCTCTAGACCCTTGGTTCCCAAAATTTTTGCCCTACAGACCCCCTCCCATTTTTTTGAGGCTTCGCAGACCCCTGCCCCTACCCCAAAATGAAAAAATCCAGAAAAGATAAACAAAGCAAAATGACCTTGTATAAAATGATTTTTCATGAGAGATAAAGTTttactgataaaataaaaaaattcagtgAAAGTGGTGAACTTGTTTGGTTTGTAATTTGTCCTCAATATTACAAATGAGTTTTTGATAATGTGACCCTCACGTCATTGCAACATCCATTTTATTGCGaatctttgttttaattatgaGTAAAGTTGTAAAAGCCATCTCAAATTCATACGTTATTGCAAATGGAACGATGAATTTGAAGGCCAATTTGGCAACATCTGGATAGGACTGTGCCATTTCAATCCAGAACTAACTGCAGCACATGTTATGGAAGGTGTCTTTTGCACTTCCATCATTCAGCAAGTTGATGAATTGTTTTTGAATGATGTAATCTTCTGACAGAAGGTCAACAACAGAGATTGCAAAGGGATTGGTGATGAAATGATGAACTTCTTTGAAGTTTTGTGGGTCGGGGAGGTATCTTTGAATTTCAATGTGAAGAATTAAGACATGCTGTTTCATTATGTCAAGGATGTCAGCATCAACTTGAAGGCCATCTTCATCAAGGAAAGTATTGAGGTTTGGAAATGGTGCAAAATTCTCAAATTACAATTTAGAATGCCACAAATGGAGCTTTATTTTAAATGCAATCATTTTTTCATGACAGTTGACAATGGTGATATCCTTTTCTTGTAATGCTAAGTTAACAGAATTAACTGATTCAAAAATGTCGACCAAAAAAAGGAGAGACATATAAGGAAACGAATATTGGAGAATTGTCTGTGCAGTTCTTTTTTAGCACCATAAAGAAATTCATGTATCTCCTTTCATAGAACAAAGACTCTTTTCAGTACTCTCTCCTTTGATAACCACCTCACATGCGAGTACTGCAAAAGCATTTCAAAATTTGATCCATTCTCCTTGCACAAGTCAGCAAAAAGATGCAAGTTTAGAGGATCGGCTTTGATAAAATTTACCACTTTGACCAAATCATTCAAAAGATTCTTCAAATGGTCGGGCATTGTTTTAACCATCAATGCTTGGTGAAGTGTACAATGCATACCAATTGCATTAGGAGACTTCTCCTTCACTGTTGCCTGAAAGCCAGAGCGGCAACTAAGCATTGCTGGAGTACTGTCGGTGCACATGCCAACATGCTCCCAGTTTATGCTATGCATGTTAAAGAATTGATCCACTTTCTGGAATATATTGTTTGCAGTGGTTCGGGTGTTGAGGGGTTTTGAAAAACAGGAATTCATTTTCCAGGCACTTGTTATGCAtgtaacatacataaacataaagttGTGCTAAATCCGCCACATCAGCGGTTTCATCAATTTGGATGGCGACATAGTTAAACATTGATGTTTTTATCTTTGAGATGACCTGAGACAAAATATCATCAGACATCTCAGCAATTCATcgactgatgttgttgttggaaagTGAAACATGTTTAAGCTTCTGTAATTCAGACGTTCCAAGTATGagtgaaattatatttttgcagCAAGGAAGAACTAACCCGTCTCCAGTgttatgaagttttttttttaagtagcgatTTTCCTTGAAACCTCGTAGGAAGCTTTCAGACCAGCTGCAATGTCCTGCATACATATTCCTGTGTCATCAAGCCTGGATTTGACCAATCTGTCGGCTAGGCACCTGAAAAATTCGTCATTTTTGTTGACTGCACTGGGATGTTTCATTTCCAAATGCCTCTTTAGCCTGCTGAGCTTCAGTGAAGAAGATGCCAATACCAGTGCTTTTTCCACTACACCAGcaagtttttattatttcttttaggaGACAATTaagttttttaatttcttttgggagacaatttttttttttatttcttttgagagacaagtttttttttatttgttttgggaaacaaagaaataaaaaccttaaTTGTCtcccaaaagaaataaaaaactcaATTgtctacaaataaatataataaagatatgtaaatGTTGTGCTGTAAATGCACAGAATTTTGTACTATTTCACTCTGTTGAGAAAACTTTGCTACTTttatcagtataaatatatatataatatatgatagtgtcggctatagcctagtcacctctGGCAGTGTCggtatagcctagtcacccgtatagttaaccaggtgatacacgaaggagtcatacccaatgactggtgtagcagcattacagtcaactgctacaaaggcaaaggtgatgctttaaatacaaataattacagaggtatcaagttgttggatgaggtaatgaaggtcacggagaagttcatagcccaactaattagggaaagaatcagtttagatgagatacagtttgggttagtgccagggaaaagcaccactgatgctatatttctgataagacagctgcaggagaaatatctagccaaagataaacctctgtacatgGGTtccgttgacatggagaaagcttttgatctcttatctggtggtcaatgaggaaactagggatagatgaatggttagtgagagctgtgcaagccatgtacagggacactgtcagtaaggtgagggttggcaatgagtaatgagaagaattccgggtagaggtaggcgTCCACCAAGGTCCAGTCcttagccccctcctatttatcatagtcctccaggcaataacagaggaattaaagacaggatgcccctgagagctcctctatgctgatgaccttgctctaattgctgagtcactatcagaaccagagaagtttcaggtgtgggaacaaggattagaatcgaagggccttagtgTCAACcttgctaaaaccaaagtcctaataagtaggaaggtaggaaaaccacaaaccccttcaggtagatggccctgctcgatctgtagaaaaggtgttggtagaaactctatacgatgtacccagtgcaagctatggacacataagaggtgcagcaatgtcaaaggaaggctaactaagaagatagcttttgtatgtggcagatgctctggttcAATAAagactgaaaatgcgcagagaccatcttccgccacattccagggagaaaaacttgaaatagttgatagtttccgttacctaggtgaccaagtcagtagcgggggtgggtgtgccgaaagtgtaactgctagagtaagaatagcctgggcaaagttcagagagctcttgcctctgctggtgacaaaaggcctctcgctcagagtaaaaggcagactgtatgacgcatgtgtgcgaacagccatgctacatggcagtgaaacatgggccgtgactgctgaggatatgcgtaagctcacaagaaatgaagccagtatgctccattggatgtgtaatgtcagtgttcatactcgacagagtgtaagtgtcttgagagaaaagctggacctaagaagcatcagatctggtgtgcaagagaggcgtctacgctggtatggacacgtagtaagaatggatgaagatagttgtgtgaaaaagtgccacaccctagcggttgagagaacctgtagaagaggtagacccaggaaaacctgggacgaggtggtgaagaacgaccttagcgctttaggtctcaccgaggaaatgaccagagaccgagacctttggaagtatgctgtacgcgagaagacccggcaggacacgtgaggccataacccatgacGTAGTcaatccacctgtgcataccttccttcttgggacacataactctacttgtgaagacctgttgaggcaagtgaaaatcaaatcaaatgaaaattgctgaacatcaatggaatttgtatttttggggtaccagtgccggtggcacataaaaaaaaaccatccgaatgtggccgtagcctgTACCccattgactggcttctgtgctgtgggcacataacaaacaccaccCAATCagggccgtgccagcctcgcctggcctccgtgccggtggcacgtaaaaaacaccatccgagcatggccgtttgccagcctcgtctggcacctgtgtcggtggcacaaaaaaacaccatccgagcgtggccgttcgccagcctcgtctggcacctgtgtcggtggcacataaaaagcaccctctacactcacggagtggttggcgttaggaagggcatccagctgtagaaactctgccagatctgactggcctgacTTGTCTAggttgactctctctctaatcagttgggctatgaccgtttccgtaaccttcattacctgatacAACAGCttaatacctctgtaattacttgtatctttgtaacagttgactattatgctactacaccagtcattgggtatgactccttcatgtatcacctggttaactatacgggtgactaggctatagccaacactgccagatattttgagcatctcagcagtaattcctgatgggcctggggctttccctgtcttcatgcttccaattgccttaactaccatggaactgtcaacttggatagctggtccctctattgggtcgacattcggcagactctctttatcccattcattctctttgttgagcaacctttcatagtggcatctccaaacctctctctttgcatcctcatttagcgcaagtgaaccatcgtccatgcgaacacatttctctcctaccacatcacgattctctctcacacactgtcttgcaacacgaagcacctcaagtctttggtcctcacggcgcagaacattggcaaattttttcttatctgcttcccctctagctaaatatacctgtctcctagcttctcttttcgcagtctgatacaattccctactACCGCCTTTCCTCCAgcccttccaagcctgtctcttgtctctaatagccctgtctacaacattgttccaccaccacgttaccctgggacgagatgggactttgctccatccacagatctggtcagtcgCTCTCAGCAAATTGTcccatagaaacctccagttggcttccacattatgtgatgctatatccccttctatttcgtcgaaaGTTTCGAGTAGAACTTCTCTAAATCTCCGTCCATTTACAggatctttaagtttccagacTCTTCTCCTCtgagctggtcttcttctgggcagccatttggccctgatcctgaagtcgctaactactaatctatgttgaggagtacattcctCGCCTGGGAAgggtttggcatttataagcagccctctttccctctttctggtgaggatgtagtcgatctggctagtgtgtctgccagaacggtaggtgactaggtgagaggtgggtttcctgaagctGGTATTGCAaatcataaggtcatttgcatcgcagaactccagcagcctggttccctcctcattgcgagaaccaaaaccgtagcccccgtgtatgccatggaagcccccgacatgccatccaacatgtccattgaagtcacctgccacaaagagaaggtcactgtcatttgtcaacgaggtagtctgtaatagggtgtcatagaatctgTCCTTCTGGTAGCCCCGGCTGAGGGGCATAtgctgagataatggttgctgaCCTATGATAAAGCACTagtctaatcttaagtattctgtcacatactatGACTACCTCGactaccttatcaacccatttctctgcaagaagtatacccacgccccaaccccgtcagtgttccctgccc
This DNA window, taken from Octopus sinensis linkage group LG4, ASM634580v1, whole genome shotgun sequence, encodes the following:
- the LOC115210741 gene encoding platelet-activating factor acetylhydrolase — protein: MVLAKDKRFRAGVVLDGWMLPLEDNIYAQVTQPVLMLNTETFQWKRNVLKMKNLECTQQNRIMLTILGTCHQSSTDFQFLCNHYMGRIMKFCHNLAPKDAIDITGKIVQGFLCKIIGITDKELREDLLTGKHEWLICGTNVNLEKTDH